A genome region from Natronobeatus ordinarius includes the following:
- a CDS encoding universal stress protein gives MVARILVPYDGSDPAEAALRFALETFPEASVEVFHVVEPFAEHTDAGVEDYRGRWRDRAHETATRAFETARDVADEYDRSVETEWRYGRPGHEIVAYLEDGEFDHVVMGSHGRSGIERLVLGSVAEITVRRSPVPVTVIPAR, from the coding sequence ATGGTCGCGCGTATTCTCGTTCCGTACGACGGAAGCGATCCAGCCGAGGCCGCGTTGCGATTCGCGCTCGAGACGTTTCCGGAGGCGTCGGTCGAGGTCTTCCACGTGGTCGAACCGTTCGCCGAGCACACCGACGCGGGGGTCGAAGATTACCGGGGCAGGTGGCGCGACAGAGCGCACGAAACGGCGACGCGGGCGTTCGAAACCGCACGGGACGTCGCGGACGAGTACGATCGATCCGTCGAAACGGAGTGGCGGTACGGACGGCCGGGTCACGAGATCGTCGCCTACCTCGAGGACGGCGAGTTCGACCACGTCGTCATGGGAAGCCACGGCCGGAGCGGCATCGAGCGGCTCGTGCTCGGGAGCGTCGCGGAGATCACAGTGCGGCGATCGCCAGTCCCAGTGACGGTTATCCCCGCCCGGTGA
- a CDS encoding uracil-DNA glycosylase family protein codes for MKNVTDRTSNPFGMRPPFECNDPGTRPAVFGYGDANADFHLIGDHPGVHGGATTGVPFTETESGEAIQDLAADLEFASGPRARPVYENLFASYLHMCTLPDGRDPTAEEYDELERYFDAELRAINAHILLPVGERATDHVLTEYTTQRGRLELDMATLHAREIRGRGFLVVPIREPTGWGSDDREAIVTTLEGILASDYRQTKGVATLVG; via the coding sequence GTGAAGAACGTCACCGACAGGACGAGCAACCCGTTCGGGATGCGCCCGCCGTTCGAGTGCAACGATCCCGGAACCCGTCCAGCGGTCTTCGGCTACGGCGACGCCAACGCCGACTTTCACCTGATCGGCGACCATCCCGGCGTCCACGGCGGCGCGACGACGGGGGTGCCGTTCACCGAGACCGAGTCGGGCGAGGCCATCCAGGACCTCGCCGCCGACCTCGAGTTCGCCTCCGGTCCCCGGGCTCGACCCGTCTACGAGAACCTCTTTGCCAGCTACCTCCACATGTGCACGCTCCCGGACGGGCGCGACCCGACCGCCGAGGAGTACGACGAGCTCGAGCGCTACTTCGACGCCGAGCTCCGGGCGATCAACGCCCACATCCTCCTGCCGGTCGGCGAGCGGGCGACCGACCACGTCCTGACCGAGTACACGACCCAGCGGGGCCGCCTCGAGCTCGACATGGCGACCCTCCACGCCCGGGAGATCCGCGGTCGGGGCTTCCTCGTCGTCCCCATCCGGGAGCCGACCGGGTGGGGCTCCGACGACCGCGAGGCGATCGTCACGACGCTCGAGGGGATCCTCGCCTCGGACTACCGGCAGACGAAGGGTGTGGCGACACTGGTCGGCTAG
- a CDS encoding CopG family ribbon-helix-helix protein, whose product MRTSLNVPEETLAEFDRTWQAEGLESRSRALREAIQEYVESHHRLEQASGPVAAAVVFDYEHDEIIEALHDLQHEFQAEIDTTSHVHHGEWCLETVFCHGDAARIRKLVYRLKDFDAVHRVSVTLLRAGSPTAPSSEE is encoded by the coding sequence ATGCGAACGAGTCTCAATGTCCCAGAAGAGACGCTCGCCGAGTTCGACCGGACGTGGCAGGCCGAAGGGCTCGAGTCGCGCTCGCGGGCGCTCAGAGAAGCGATCCAGGAGTACGTCGAGTCCCACCACCGCCTCGAGCAGGCCAGCGGTCCCGTCGCGGCGGCGGTCGTCTTCGACTACGAGCACGACGAGATCATCGAGGCGTTACACGACCTCCAGCACGAGTTCCAGGCCGAGATCGACACGACGAGCCACGTCCACCACGGCGAGTGGTGTCTCGAGACAGTCTTCTGTCACGGCGACGCCGCTCGGATCAGGAAGCTCGTCTACCGGCTCAAGGACTTCGACGCGGTTCACCGGGTGTCGGTGACGCTGTTGCGGGCCGGCTCGCCGACCGCTCCCTCGAGCGAGGAGTGA
- a CDS encoding Rieske (2Fe-2S) protein, translated as MDMRYRLTSVDTVLDEESWLFTARDGRGEDVEVVLVPCDGERDDVLVEAWRNRCTHEAQRLYREGVGAVVRDGGIVCPKHGSIFDSCSGHCENGPAAGSTLPSVEITIEDRQVYLTDDELTYLHEGPSDDEDDEDGPSSTSHLRF; from the coding sequence ATAGACATGCGTTACCGACTGACGAGCGTCGACACGGTTCTGGACGAGGAATCCTGGCTGTTCACCGCCCGCGACGGTCGTGGTGAAGACGTCGAAGTCGTGCTCGTCCCTTGCGATGGCGAGCGCGACGACGTCCTCGTCGAGGCCTGGCGCAACCGCTGTACGCACGAGGCCCAGCGGCTCTACCGCGAGGGCGTCGGCGCAGTCGTTCGCGACGGTGGGATCGTCTGTCCCAAACACGGGTCGATCTTCGACAGCTGTTCGGGCCACTGCGAGAACGGCCCGGCGGCAGGATCGACGCTCCCGTCGGTCGAGATCACTATCGAGGACAGACAGGTGTATCTGACCGACGACGAACTGACGTATCTCCACGAGGGTCCTAGCGACGACGAAGACGACGAGGACGGGCCGAGTTCGACGTCACATCTCCGGTTTTGA